The Cetobacterium somerae ATCC BAA-474 genome includes a window with the following:
- the eutL gene encoding ethanolamine utilization microcompartment protein EutL, translating into MTNDPIKPSVLAVKLIPNVDDKMAEEFKLPKGYKSIGIVTADCDDVTYTALDYATKMSEVEVVYGRSFYGGAANANTKLAGEVIGIIAGPTPAEVKSGLNAIVDFIENEACFYSANDDDTIAYYAHCVSRTGTYLSKTAGVPEGEALAYLIAPPLEAMYALDVALKAADVRLAAFFGPPSETNFGGGLLTGSQSACKAACDAFADAVKYVAQNPLKF; encoded by the coding sequence ATGACAAACGATCCTATAAAACCAAGTGTTTTAGCAGTTAAGCTAATACCAAATGTAGATGATAAAATGGCGGAAGAGTTCAAACTTCCAAAAGGGTATAAGAGTATTGGAATAGTTACAGCAGATTGTGATGATGTAACATATACAGCATTAGATTATGCAACAAAAATGTCAGAAGTTGAAGTAGTTTATGGTAGATCATTTTATGGTGGAGCAGCAAATGCAAATACAAAATTAGCTGGAGAAGTTATTGGAATAATAGCTGGACCTACACCTGCTGAAGTAAAAAGTGGATTAAATGCAATAGTAGACTTTATAGAAAATGAAGCATGTTTCTATAGTGCTAATGATGATGATACAATTGCATATTATGCTCACTGTGTTTCAAGAACAGGAACTTATTTGTCAAAAACTGCAGGAGTACCAGAGGGAGAAGCTTTAGCATATTTAATAGCACCACCTTTAGAAGCTATGTATGCACTTGATGTAGCATTAAAAGCAGCAGATGTAAGATTAGCAGCTTTCTTTGGACCACCATCAGAAACTAACTTTGGAGGAGGACTTTTAACAGGTAGTCAATCAGCATGTAAAGCAGCATGTGATGCTTTTGCTGATGCTGTGAAATATGTTGCTCAAAATCCATTAAAGTTCTAA
- a CDS encoding BMC domain-containing protein has translation MKALGMIETRGMVGAIEAVDVACKTADVEVLNRHLVKGGIVTVEIVGDVGAVKVAVEAAAEAVKRLGVYMGSHVIPRPTEEVYNMLEKKEVPTEKVVEEEIIVELPEENEVIVEEIVDEVETKSVVNRRDKTKK, from the coding sequence ATGAAAGCGTTAGGAATGATTGAAACAAGAGGAATGGTTGGAGCGATAGAGGCTGTAGATGTGGCGTGTAAGACGGCAGATGTAGAGGTACTAAATAGACATCTTGTAAAAGGTGGAATAGTGACAGTTGAAATAGTTGGTGACGTTGGAGCTGTAAAAGTTGCAGTAGAAGCGGCAGCTGAAGCAGTTAAAAGATTAGGAGTTTATATGGGAAGTCATGTAATTCCAAGACCAACTGAAGAAGTATACAATATGTTAGAAAAAAAAGAGGTTCCAACAGAAAAGGTAGTAGAGGAAGAGATAATTGTAGAGCTTCCAGAAGAAAATGAAGTGATAGTAGAAGAAATAGTAGATGAAGTAGAAACAAAATCAGTAGTAAATAGAAGAGATAAAACTAAAAAATAG
- the eutM gene encoding ethanolamine utilization microcompartment protein EutM, which yields MATLNALGMVETRGLVAAIEAADAMVKAANVTLIGKEIVGGGLVSVLVRGDVGAVKAATDAGAAAADRIGELISVHVIPRPHSDVEAILPKEAK from the coding sequence ATGGCAACTTTAAATGCATTAGGAATGGTAGAAACAAGAGGATTAGTAGCAGCGATAGAGGCAGCAGACGCAATGGTGAAAGCAGCAAACGTAACTTTAATAGGAAAAGAGATTGTTGGAGGAGGACTTGTGAGTGTTTTAGTTAGAGGAGACGTTGGAGCTGTAAAAGCAGCAACAGATGCTGGAGCAGCAGCTGCAGATAGAATTGGAGAGTTAATCTCTGTTCACGTAATTCCAAGACCACACTCAGATGTAGAGGCAATCTTACCAAAAGAAGCAAAGTAG
- a CDS encoding BMC domain-containing protein: MKALGIVEFNSIPKGIEELDKIIKFNELKIYKAGVTCPGKYYFIVYGDNSSVKDGLKDLTGERCKQVISGVSEKLLEALNRKREDKKFKAIGVVEFLNIADGVKVLDHVIKSVDVDIVKLVLGWTLAGKCYFVVGGETSSIDEAIVLVTGSSYKYMDISKINNPVENILDYI; encoded by the coding sequence ATGAAAGCGTTAGGTATAGTTGAATTCAATAGTATTCCAAAGGGAATTGAGGAATTAGATAAAATTATAAAATTTAATGAATTAAAAATATATAAGGCTGGAGTAACTTGTCCTGGAAAATATTATTTTATAGTTTATGGAGATAACTCTTCAGTTAAAGATGGATTAAAAGATTTAACAGGGGAACGTTGTAAACAAGTTATCTCTGGAGTAAGTGAAAAGCTTTTAGAAGCATTAAATAGAAAAAGAGAAGATAAAAAATTTAAAGCAATAGGTGTAGTTGAATTTTTGAATATAGCTGATGGTGTTAAAGTTTTAGATCATGTGATTAAAAGTGTTGATGTAGATATAGTTAAATTAGTTTTAGGATGGACACTAGCAGGAAAATGTTATTTTGTTGTAGGAGGAGAAACGAGTTCTATAGATGAGGCAATAGTTTTAGTTACAGGATCATCTTATAAATATATGGATATTAGTAAAATAAATAACCCAGTTGAAAACATACTTGATTATATTTAA
- a CDS encoding acetaldehyde dehydrogenase (acetylating), whose protein sequence is MDRDLMSRQEVRDLIRKSKEAQKIYATFSQEKIDSIICSMVEGIKGYSEKLAKMAVEETGFGNWQDKVLKNKFASEYVYEYIKNMKTIGELKNENGVLEIGVPLGVIAGLIPSTNPTSTTIYKTLISLKAGNGIIVSPHPNAKNCIIETANLLIEIAEKAGAPEGLISVVKTVTMDATEELMKHEDTALILATGGEAMVKAAYSSGNPAIGVGPGNGPAFIEKSANIKLAVKRIIDSKTFDNGVICASEQSIIVEKVIREQVKEELLAQGGYFLNPEESKKLANFILRSNGTMNPQIVGKNALRLAQMAGINVPCDTKVLISEECEVSKRNPYSREKLAPILAFYVENSWEEACERSIEILNVEGKGHTMVIHSENEMVIREFALKKPVSRLLVNTPGALGGIGGTTNLAPALTLGCGAVGGSSTSDNITPLNLINIRRVAWGVRELEDIKREKKSCETSQDKLEEMVKKIVADILNR, encoded by the coding sequence ATGGATAGAGATTTGATGTCAAGACAAGAGGTAAGAGATTTAATAAGAAAATCAAAGGAAGCTCAGAAAATATATGCTACATTTTCTCAAGAGAAAATAGATAGTATTATATGTTCTATGGTAGAGGGAATAAAAGGGTACAGTGAAAAATTAGCTAAGATGGCTGTTGAAGAAACTGGTTTTGGAAATTGGCAAGATAAAGTTCTAAAAAATAAGTTCGCTTCAGAATATGTATATGAGTATATAAAAAATATGAAAACTATTGGTGAGTTAAAAAATGAAAATGGAGTTTTAGAAATTGGTGTTCCTTTAGGTGTTATAGCTGGATTAATTCCATCGACAAATCCAACATCTACAACAATTTATAAAACATTAATATCATTAAAAGCTGGAAATGGAATAATTGTAAGTCCTCATCCAAATGCTAAAAATTGTATAATTGAAACAGCTAATCTATTGATAGAGATTGCAGAAAAAGCTGGAGCACCTGAAGGATTAATAAGTGTAGTAAAAACAGTAACTATGGATGCAACAGAGGAATTAATGAAACATGAGGATACAGCACTGATTTTAGCTACTGGTGGAGAAGCTATGGTAAAAGCTGCTTATAGTTCAGGGAATCCAGCAATAGGAGTTGGACCAGGAAATGGACCAGCATTTATAGAGAAAAGTGCAAATATAAAATTAGCTGTGAAAAGAATTATAGATAGTAAAACTTTTGATAATGGTGTTATATGTGCTTCTGAGCAATCTATAATTGTAGAAAAAGTGATAAGAGAACAAGTGAAAGAGGAGTTATTAGCTCAAGGTGGATATTTCTTAAATCCAGAAGAATCTAAAAAACTTGCTAATTTCATTTTAAGAAGTAATGGAACTATGAATCCACAAATTGTAGGTAAAAATGCTTTAAGATTAGCACAGATGGCAGGAATAAATGTTCCATGTGACACTAAAGTTTTAATTTCAGAAGAGTGTGAAGTTTCAAAAAGAAATCCATACTCTAGAGAGAAATTAGCTCCAATTTTAGCATTTTATGTTGAAAATAGTTGGGAAGAAGCGTGTGAAAGATCTATTGAGATATTAAATGTAGAAGGAAAAGGACATACTATGGTTATTCACTCTGAGAATGAGATGGTTATAAGAGAGTTTGCTCTAAAAAAACCAGTTTCAAGACTTTTAGTTAATACACCAGGTGCTTTAGGTGGAATTGGTGGAACAACTAATCTTGCTCCAGCACTAACTCTAGGATGTGGTGCAGTTGGAGGAAGTTCAACTTCTGATAATATAACACCATTAAATCTTATAAATATAAGAAGAGTGGCTTGGGGAGTCAGAGAGCTAGAGGATATAAAAAGAGAAAAGAAAAGCTGTGAAACATCACAAGATAAATTAGAAGAGATGGTAAAGAAAATAGTAGCAGATATATTAAATAGATAG